The following coding sequences are from one Hippopotamus amphibius kiboko isolate mHipAmp2 chromosome 9, mHipAmp2.hap2, whole genome shotgun sequence window:
- the LOC130860558 gene encoding olfactory receptor 8B3-like: MAPGNGSFMTQFILVGLTDQPDLQLPLFFLFLVMYMVTMLGNLGLIFLIGLNSHLHTPMYFFLFNLSLIDFFYSSVFTPKMLINFISKKNTISYMGCMTQLYFFSFFGISECYVLTSMAYDRYVAICNPLFYNIAMSPKVCSSLMLSSYLMAFSGAMAHTACMLRLTFCDANTINHYFCDIYPLLQLSCTSTYINELEVFIVVGINIIVPSLTIFVSYGFILSSILHIRSTEGRSKAFSTCSSHIIAISLFFGSLAFMYLKPSSSLSMDEGKISSVFYTNTVPLLNPLIYSLRNKDVKLAVRKTLSRRRF; the protein is encoded by the coding sequence ATGGCTCCTGGAAATGGCTCTTTCATGACTCAATTCATTTTGGTAGGATTAACAGACCAACCAGATCTCCAACTCCCCCTGTTCTTCCTGTTCCTAGTAATGTATATGGTCACTATGTTGGGAAATTTGGGATTGATATTCCTAATTGGGCTGAATTCACACCTACACAcccccatgtattttttcctctttaacttgTCCTTAAtagatttcttttattcttctgtatTTACACCCAAAATGCTGATTAACTTCATATCAAAAAAGAATACTATCTCCTACATGGGGTGCATGACCCAGCtttactttttcagtttttttggtaTTTCTGAATGTTATGTGCTGACATCAATGGCCTATGATCGCTACGTAGCCATCTGTAACCCACTGTTTTACAACATTGCCATGTCTCCTAAAGTGTGTTCCAGCCTTATGTTAAGTTCATACTTGATGGCATTTTCTGGTGCCATGGCTCACACTGCATGCATGCTGAGACTGACCTTCTGTGATGCAAACACCATCAACCATTATTTCTGTGACATCTACCCTCTGCTCCAGCTCTCCTGCACAAGCACCTACATCAATGAGTTGGAagttttcattgtggtgggcatCAACATCATTGTGCCTAGTCTCACCATCTTTGTCTCTTATGGTTTCATCCTCTCTAGCATCCTTCACATCCGCTCCACAGAGGGCAGATCCAAAGCCTTCAGCACCTGCAGTTCCCACATAATTGctatttctctgttctttggatCACTTGCATTTATGTATCTCAAACCATCTTCTTCTCTGTCTATGGATGAGGGAAAAATCTCTTCTGTCTTTTACACGAATACAGTTCCTTTGCTGAACCCCTTAATTTATAGTTTGAGGAACAAAGACGTTAAACTTGCTGTGAGAAAAACCCTGAGTAGGAGAAGGTTTTGA